The Streptococcaceae bacterium ESL0687 genome has a segment encoding these proteins:
- the aspS gene encoding aspartate--tRNA ligase, whose amino-acid sequence MGKIYVGHYGLDQVGQEVKVQGWVANIRNHGKLAFIELRDRAGILQVFVDSSLENFEEIIHLKKESIIEVSGQIVERNPKFVNPHLESGRVELKAEKIALISASKDLPFELDEYTHTGDELRQKYRYLDLRRKKMTENILLRHEITSTIRNFLNSEAFIDIETPYLGKSTPEGARDFLVPSRLQKEQFYALPQSPQMLKQLLMGAGFDRYYQIVRCFRDEDLRGDRQPEFTQVDMELSFVSQEEIQALVERMLKTIVKKVKGIEIEETFPQISYEEAMRRFGSDKPDTRFKMELKDLTDREKDNPSLFIQKALKDDDGMLGALVLEKGAKRYSKRELDHLKNYLLEFDIQGFASSQIAGNSFEGGLKSTFKDHAPELLEYLEAADGDLVFFVTGQRDKVRQALGALRTRLARENDLIDDRALNFLWVVDWPLLEWNPDEKRYQAMHHPFTRSCAASPQELKDHPEDQKSYAYDIVLNGYEIGGGSLRIHERGMQEAMFELLGMEKAEYERDFAFFLEALDFAFPPHGGLALGLDRLVMLLSGEDNIREVMAFPKNGMGRDLMVESPGLVAGGQLRELGL is encoded by the coding sequence ATGGGTAAGATTTATGTTGGACACTATGGGCTAGATCAAGTTGGACAAGAGGTAAAGGTTCAAGGATGGGTTGCTAATATCCGTAATCACGGTAAACTGGCCTTTATTGAGCTGCGCGACAGGGCTGGAATTTTACAGGTCTTTGTTGATAGCTCCCTTGAGAATTTTGAAGAAATTATTCACTTAAAAAAGGAAAGTATCATTGAAGTTTCAGGACAAATTGTAGAGCGTAACCCTAAGTTTGTTAACCCCCATCTTGAAAGTGGTCGAGTTGAATTAAAGGCAGAAAAAATTGCACTTATTTCAGCAAGTAAGGACCTGCCCTTTGAACTTGATGAATATACTCATACAGGGGATGAATTAAGGCAGAAGTACCGCTATCTTGATTTGCGTCGTAAGAAGATGACTGAAAATATTTTACTGCGTCATGAAATAACAAGCACCATTCGCAACTTTTTAAATTCAGAAGCCTTTATTGATATTGAGACGCCCTACTTGGGTAAATCAACACCTGAAGGAGCAAGGGATTTCTTAGTTCCTTCAAGGTTACAAAAGGAACAATTTTACGCTCTGCCTCAAAGTCCGCAGATGTTGAAGCAACTTTTAATGGGAGCAGGTTTTGACCGCTATTATCAAATTGTTCGTTGCTTTAGGGATGAGGATTTAAGGGGAGACCGTCAACCTGAATTTACCCAGGTGGATATGGAACTTAGTTTTGTCAGTCAAGAGGAGATTCAAGCTTTGGTTGAAAGAATGCTCAAAACAATCGTTAAAAAAGTTAAAGGAATTGAGATAGAAGAAACCTTTCCGCAAATTTCTTATGAGGAGGCCATGAGGCGCTTTGGTTCTGACAAGCCTGATACCAGGTTCAAGATGGAACTCAAAGATTTGACTGACCGGGAAAAAGATAATCCCTCACTCTTCATTCAAAAGGCACTAAAAGATGATGATGGTATGCTGGGGGCTCTAGTTTTAGAAAAAGGAGCTAAGAGGTACTCTAAAAGGGAACTTGATCACCTAAAGAATTATCTTTTAGAATTTGATATCCAGGGCTTTGCTAGCAGTCAGATTGCTGGTAACTCCTTTGAAGGTGGACTCAAGTCAACCTTTAAAGATCATGCACCTGAACTTCTTGAATATTTAGAGGCAGCTGATGGGGATTTGGTCTTCTTTGTAACTGGTCAAAGGGACAAGGTTCGTCAAGCCTTAGGTGCCTTGAGAACTAGGCTTGCTAGAGAAAATGATTTGATTGATGATAGAGCCCTTAATTTCTTATGGGTAGTTGACTGGCCTCTTCTTGAGTGGAATCCTGATGAGAAAAGGTACCAGGCCATGCATCATCCCTTTACTAGATCATGTGCGGCTAGTCCCCAGGAACTTAAGGATCATCCAGAAGATCAAAAAAGTTATGCCTATGATATCGTCTTAAATGGTTATGAAATCGGTGGTGGAAGCTTGAGGATTCACGAAAGAGGGATGCAGGAGGCCATGTTTGAACTTTTAGGGATGGAAAAGGCAGAATATGAAAGAGACTTTGCCTTCTTCCTAGAAGCTCTTGATTTTGCCTTCCCGCCCCACGGAGGGCTTGCTCTGGGACTTGATCGTTTGGTCATGCTCCTTTCTGGTGAGGATAATATTCGTGAGGTTATGGCCTTTCCTAAGAATGGTATGGGTCGAGATTTAATGGTTGAGTCTCCAGGCCTTGTTGCAGGTGGGCAATTAAGGGAGCTTGGTTTGTAG
- the gatC gene encoding Asp-tRNA(Asn)/Glu-tRNA(Gln) amidotransferase subunit GatC, translating to MSKITEEEVRHVAHLSKLQFDDADVEKFTDQLGKIIEMVELLSEVDTEGVEFTSNVSDNLNFMREDVALPGWNRDELMKNVPESEDGYIKVPAILDGGGDA from the coding sequence ATGAGTAAAATAACTGAAGAAGAAGTACGTCATGTTGCTCACTTGTCTAAGTTGCAATTTGATGATGCTGATGTAGAGAAATTTACTGATCAATTAGGAAAAATTATTGAGATGGTTGAATTACTCAGTGAAGTAGATACAGAAGGTGTTGAATTTACTAGTAATGTTTCTGACAACCTTAACTTTATGAGAGAAGACGTTGCCCTTCCGGGTTGGAATCGTGATGAACTTATGAAAAATGTTCCAGAATCTGAAGATGGTTATATTAAAGTACCAGCAATTCTTGACGGTGGAGGAGATGCATAA
- the gatA gene encoding Asp-tRNA(Asn)/Glu-tRNA(Gln) amidotransferase subunit GatA codes for MATIKELHEKLVNKEISALELTKSTLEGIKKREGAVDSFITITEERALKQAQELDERGIDANNLLAGIPIAVKDNIVTKDILTTAASKMLYNFNPIYDAGSVERLYDNDMIIVGKTNMDEFAMGGSTENSSFKATKNAWDHSKVPGGSSGGSATAVASNQVTLSLGSDTGGSIRQPAAFNGVVGLKPTYGRVSRYGLIAFGSSLDQIGPFSQNVEDNAHLLNAISGHDVRDSTSSKVAIPDFSSKIGKDIKGMKIALPKEYFGEGIDEGVKEQILAAAKHLESLGAIVEEVSLPHSKYGVAIYYIIASSEASSNLQRFDGIRYGFRADDIENLDDVYLKSRSEGFGEEVKRRIMLGTFSLSSGYYDAYFKKAGQVRTLVMEDFVNVFKDYDIILGPTAPTVAYDLGTQNHDPLAMYLADLLTIPLNLAGLPGISIPAGQVDGLPVGMQLIGKAFDEETIYQVAAAFEATTDFHKNKPIIFE; via the coding sequence ATGGCAACGATTAAGGAATTACATGAAAAGTTAGTTAACAAGGAAATTTCAGCCTTAGAATTAACAAAAAGTACCCTAGAAGGTATTAAAAAACGTGAAGGAGCAGTTGACTCATTCATTACTATTACTGAAGAAAGGGCCCTTAAACAGGCCCAAGAACTTGATGAGCGTGGAATTGATGCTAATAATCTTTTAGCGGGTATTCCAATTGCAGTTAAGGATAATATTGTAACCAAAGATATTCTAACAACTGCTGCAAGTAAAATGCTTTATAACTTTAATCCAATTTATGATGCAGGATCTGTTGAAAGACTTTATGACAATGACATGATTATCGTTGGTAAGACAAACATGGATGAATTTGCCATGGGTGGATCAACTGAAAACTCATCTTTCAAGGCTACAAAGAATGCCTGGGACCATTCTAAGGTTCCTGGAGGTTCATCAGGTGGATCAGCAACAGCTGTTGCATCAAACCAGGTTACCCTGTCTCTTGGATCTGATACAGGTGGATCAATCCGCCAGCCTGCAGCCTTTAATGGTGTTGTAGGGCTTAAGCCTACTTATGGACGAGTTTCTCGTTATGGTTTGATTGCCTTTGGAAGCTCTTTGGACCAAATCGGACCATTCTCACAAAATGTTGAAGATAATGCCCATTTACTAAATGCAATTTCAGGACATGATGTGCGTGATTCAACTTCATCAAAAGTTGCTATTCCTGATTTTTCAAGTAAGATTGGTAAAGATATCAAGGGAATGAAGATTGCTTTACCGAAGGAATACTTTGGTGAAGGAATTGACGAGGGTGTTAAGGAGCAAATTCTTGCTGCAGCTAAACACCTTGAATCTCTTGGTGCCATTGTTGAAGAGGTAAGCCTACCGCATTCAAAATATGGGGTTGCTATCTACTACATTATTGCATCAAGCGAAGCATCTTCTAACCTTCAACGTTTTGATGGTATCCGCTACGGTTTCCGTGCAGATGACATTGAAAACCTTGATGACGTCTACCTTAAATCACGTAGCGAAGGATTTGGTGAAGAGGTTAAACGCCGTATTATGCTTGGAACTTTCAGCCTTTCATCTGGTTACTATGATGCCTACTTCAAAAAAGCAGGTCAGGTTAGAACCCTTGTTATGGAAGACTTCGTTAATGTATTTAAGGACTACGATATCATCTTAGGCCCTACAGCTCCTACAGTAGCCTATGATCTCGGAACTCAAAATCATGATCCACTTGCTATGTATCTAGCTGACCTTCTAACAATTCCTCTAAACCTTGCAGGGCTTCCAGGTATATCAATTCCTGCAGGTCAAGTTGATGGTCTTCCAGTTGGAATGCAGTTAATCGGTAAGGCCTTTGATGAAGAGACTATTTATCAAGTAGCAGCAGCTTTTGAAGCTACAACTGACTTCCACAAGAATAAACCAATCATTTTTGAATAG
- the gatB gene encoding Asp-tRNA(Asn)/Glu-tRNA(Gln) amidotransferase subunit GatB has translation MNFETVIGLEVHVELKTNSKIFSTAPAHFGADPNTNTNVVDWGYPGVLPVMNKGAIESGIKASLALNMDIHQSMHFDRKNYFYPDNPKAYQISQFDEPIGYNGSIEIELPDGSKKNIRIERAHLEEDAGKNTHGTDGYSYVDLNRQGTPLIEIVSEADMRSPEEAYAYLTALKEIIQYTGISDVKMEEGSMRVDANISLRPYGQEEFGTKTELKNLNSFNYVRKGLAHEVERQAKVLRSGGLIQQETRRYDEATGETILMRVKEGSSDYRYFPEPDLPRFEIEDSWIEEVRTTLPVFPKERRLKYISELGLSDYDAMQITASKEVSDFFDQATQLGGDAKLVSNWLQGEVAQYLNAEGLELKDIKLSPENLVEMISLIADGTISSKIAKKVFIHLAKEGGSAEEFVKSAGLIQISDPAVLIPIIQEVFEKNEKIVNDYKGGNKNAAKAFIGQLMKQTKGQANPQVLQQLLNAELEKL, from the coding sequence ATGAACTTTGAAACTGTCATTGGACTTGAAGTCCACGTTGAGTTAAAAACAAACTCAAAAATCTTCTCTACTGCACCAGCTCATTTTGGGGCTGATCCAAATACCAACACAAATGTCGTTGACTGGGGTTATCCAGGGGTACTTCCTGTTATGAATAAGGGAGCTATTGAATCTGGAATTAAAGCTTCTTTAGCCCTAAATATGGATATCCACCAAAGCATGCACTTTGACCGTAAAAACTATTTCTATCCAGACAATCCCAAAGCCTACCAAATTTCACAGTTTGATGAGCCAATTGGTTACAATGGATCAATTGAAATTGAACTTCCAGACGGCAGCAAGAAAAATATCCGTATTGAACGTGCCCATTTGGAAGAGGATGCTGGTAAAAATACCCACGGAACAGATGGTTACTCATATGTTGACTTAAACCGTCAGGGAACACCACTTATCGAGATTGTATCAGAAGCTGATATGAGAAGTCCTGAGGAAGCTTACGCTTATCTAACAGCTCTTAAGGAAATTATCCAATACACTGGTATTTCTGATGTTAAGATGGAAGAAGGATCAATGCGGGTTGATGCCAACATTTCCCTTCGCCCTTATGGTCAAGAAGAATTTGGGACCAAAACTGAGCTTAAGAACTTGAACTCTTTTAACTATGTTCGTAAGGGATTAGCCCATGAGGTAGAACGTCAGGCTAAGGTCCTTCGTTCAGGCGGTTTAATCCAGCAGGAAACACGCCGTTATGACGAAGCAACTGGGGAAACAATCCTCATGCGTGTTAAAGAAGGATCAAGTGACTACCGTTACTTCCCAGAACCAGATCTTCCTCGTTTCGAGATTGAGGACTCATGGATTGAAGAAGTTCGTACAACCCTTCCAGTTTTTCCAAAAGAGCGCCGCCTGAAATATATTTCAGAACTTGGCTTATCTGATTATGATGCTATGCAAATTACTGCCAGCAAGGAAGTTTCTGACTTCTTTGACCAAGCTACTCAACTTGGTGGAGATGCAAAACTTGTTTCTAACTGGCTTCAAGGTGAGGTTGCCCAGTATCTAAATGCTGAAGGACTTGAACTAAAAGACATCAAGCTTAGCCCGGAAAATCTTGTTGAAATGATTTCTCTGATTGCAGATGGAACAATTTCAAGCAAGATCGCTAAAAAAGTCTTTATCCACCTAGCAAAAGAAGGTGGTAGTGCTGAAGAGTTCGTTAAATCAGCAGGACTTATCCAAATCTCTGACCCAGCAGTTCTTATTCCAATTATTCAAGAAGTCTTTGAAAAGAATGAAAAAATTGTGAATGACTACAAGGGTGGAAATAAAAATGCAGCCAAGGCCTTCATTGGGCAATTGATGAAACAGACTAAGGGACAAGCCAACCCACAAGTCCTTCAACAATTACTTAATGCTGAACTTGAAAAATTATAA
- a CDS encoding helix-turn-helix transcriptional regulator, with protein sequence MKNRIKDFRKSMKFSQEDLAKLTHVSRQTINAIENDKYDPELALAFKLARSLDVTVDELFDYQNRKKEDNVLWCSKYHCELWEKQDNSKSLA encoded by the coding sequence ATGAAAAATCGAATTAAAGATTTCCGAAAAAGTATGAAGTTTTCGCAAGAAGACCTGGCTAAGTTAACCCACGTTAGCCGCCAAACAATTAATGCCATTGAAAATGATAAATATGATCCAGAGCTTGCTCTAGCCTTTAAACTTGCAAGATCTCTTGATGTTACAGTAGATGAGCTTTTTGACTATCAAAATAGGAAAAAAGAAGACAATGTCCTTTGGTGTTCTAAATATCACTGCGAGTTGTGGGAAAAACAAGATAATTCAAAATCCCTTGCTTAA
- a CDS encoding LysR family transcriptional regulator, with translation MDIKHLRYVVAIANTGTFREASEQLFVSQPNLSVSIKDLENELGFQVFERTNSGAVLTPRGERFYEQAQIILRNFESFESRYTKSEEISKTFSVASQHYDFLAPVGVDFAEKNPDLKNFRVFESTTFNILSEVADGHSEVGIAYLNKDNRAGIMRMLDKLELEKIELMTFKTHIYVKKNHPLTKKDKIYTDDLKSLSRARFTQESDQYLYYSEDLVETFEDTLIYNVTDRATLNGILERTDSYATGSGFIDSESVHNISVLYLEDGLENDLILFKQRGHDLSKLAQSYRASLESYFDKNKF, from the coding sequence ATGGATATCAAACACCTACGCTATGTTGTAGCGATTGCCAACACAGGAACTTTTAGGGAAGCAAGTGAGCAGCTCTTTGTCAGCCAGCCCAATTTGTCTGTTTCCATTAAGGATCTTGAAAATGAACTTGGTTTTCAAGTATTTGAAAGAACCAATAGTGGAGCTGTTTTGACACCCAGGGGAGAACGTTTTTACGAGCAGGCTCAAATTATTCTTAGAAATTTTGAATCATTTGAATCAAGATATACCAAAAGTGAGGAAATTTCTAAAACTTTTTCAGTTGCCAGCCAGCACTATGATTTTTTAGCGCCAGTGGGAGTAGATTTTGCTGAAAAAAATCCTGACCTTAAAAACTTTAGGGTGTTTGAAAGTACGACCTTTAACATTTTAAGTGAGGTTGCTGATGGCCATAGCGAGGTTGGAATTGCCTACCTTAATAAGGACAACCGGGCAGGAATCATGCGGATGCTTGATAAGCTAGAGCTTGAAAAAATTGAACTGATGACCTTCAAAACTCATATTTATGTTAAAAAAAATCATCCTTTGACCAAAAAGGATAAGATATATACAGATGACTTGAAATCTTTAAGTCGGGCAAGGTTTACCCAGGAAAGTGACCAATACCTTTATTATTCTGAGGACTTGGTTGAGACCTTTGAGGATACTTTAATTTACAATGTAACAGATAGGGCGACTCTAAACGGAATTTTAGAAAGAACGGATTCTTACGCAACAGGAAGTGGATTTATTGATAGTGAAAGTGTTCATAATATTTCAGTCTTATACTTAGAAGATGGCTTGGAAAATGATCTTATCTTGTTTAAACAAAGAGGACATGATTTAAGTAAACTAGCTCAATCCTACCGGGCCAGTTTAGAGAGCTATTTTGATAAAAATAAATTTTAG
- a CDS encoding phosphoglycerate mutase translates to MVKLVFARHGLSEWNEKNLFTGWADVDLAEQGTQEAIKAGKLVKEAGIKFDVAYTSVLKRAIKTTNYILEYSDQLWVPTLKSWRLNERHYGGLTGLNKAEAAEEFGDDQVLIWRRSYDTLPPNMDRDNEYSAHSDRRYESLDDSVIPDAENLKVTLERALPFWEDHIAPALKDDKNVLVGAHGNSIRALVKHIKGLSDDEIMGVEIPNFPPLVFEFDENLNLVKEYYLEEK, encoded by the coding sequence ATGGTAAAATTAGTTTTTGCGCGTCACGGACTTTCTGAGTGGAATGAAAAAAATCTTTTCACTGGTTGGGCTGATGTAGATCTAGCTGAACAAGGAACACAAGAAGCAATTAAAGCAGGGAAACTTGTTAAAGAAGCTGGAATCAAATTTGATGTAGCTTACACTTCAGTTCTTAAACGTGCTATCAAAACTACAAACTACATTCTTGAATACTCAGATCAACTTTGGGTACCAACTCTTAAATCTTGGCGTCTAAACGAACGTCACTACGGTGGTCTTACTGGTCTTAACAAGGCTGAAGCTGCTGAAGAATTTGGAGATGATCAAGTTCTTATCTGGCGTCGTTCATACGATACATTACCACCAAACATGGACCGTGACAACGAATACTCTGCACACTCAGACCGTCGTTACGAAAGCCTTGATGACTCAGTTATTCCAGATGCTGAAAACCTTAAGGTAACTCTTGAACGTGCCCTTCCTTTCTGGGAAGATCACATTGCACCAGCACTTAAAGACGATAAAAACGTTCTTGTTGGAGCTCACGGAAACTCAATTCGTGCCCTTGTAAAACACATCAAAGGTCTTTCTGATGATGAAATCATGGGTGTTGAAATTCCAAACTTCCCACCACTAGTATTTGAATTCGATGAGAACTTAAACCTAGTTAAGGAATACTACTTAGAAGAAAAATAA
- a CDS encoding penicillin-binding transpeptidase domain-containing protein, with amino-acid sequence MSKFNNEKNKNKKLGESVRAIPTRINLLFFVIFTLFIILIAKLYNMQIVHHDFYVKKLKESGSVAKVVEASPRGQIYDATGTALVTNKAKTAIKFTRSNNISAGQMREIAEKLVPILPNALEDEYLSERDKRDFFLADPDNLRKVQERLITEDKYDQKTGDRLSEGEIYTNIVSKVTEDEVNYSADEMEAAKIYKKMNATSNFNTSTIVSDNLSDTQVAKIAENEKNLPGISIGTDWTRSYADTALRPILGTISSEKSGIPAEELDDYLAKGYSRNDRVGTSYIEKSYEDYLQGSKTISEVYLDKDGNVSSQKILSEGKRGDDVQLTIDLKFQSGVQDILQKYFDEAKSLGIANVSEGAYAVVMNPNDGSVLAMAGLTQDIKTGEVTKNSLGTFTGAYVPGSVVKGATITSGWQNGVLSGNEVLIDQPIQIAGSAVKQSWFTYGGKLAINAVQALEYSSNTYMLQIVLKMLGQPYSYNMGIDLTNKDKVFDELRATFGEYGLGVKTGFDVTGETRGLVPDADSSSIGALLDLSFGQYDTYTTLQLAQYASTVANGGTRYAPHIVKGIYENQEENVLGKEIKLIDPQVMNKVNITTSQMDIIKQGFYEVVHGSGYATGTVIRQGESVPISAKTGTAETFTQDANGNTVTTTANNVVAYAPSSNPQIALGVMIPNLTDGNSGVNQKIARDIVNLYNSMYGFK; translated from the coding sequence ATGTCTAAATTTAACAATGAAAAAAATAAAAATAAAAAATTAGGTGAGTCAGTAAGGGCAATTCCAACCAGGATAAATTTACTATTTTTTGTAATTTTTACCCTGTTTATTATCCTAATTGCAAAACTCTATAACATGCAAATTGTTCACCATGATTTTTATGTAAAAAAATTAAAAGAATCGGGTTCTGTTGCTAAGGTTGTCGAAGCAAGTCCTAGAGGGCAAATCTACGATGCAACAGGTACAGCCCTAGTTACAAATAAGGCAAAAACTGCCATAAAATTTACAAGATCAAATAATATTAGTGCTGGTCAAATGAGGGAAATAGCAGAAAAACTTGTCCCTATTTTACCCAATGCCTTAGAAGATGAGTATTTATCTGAAAGAGATAAGAGGGATTTCTTCCTGGCAGATCCAGACAACCTTCGTAAGGTGCAAGAAAGATTAATAACTGAGGATAAGTATGACCAAAAAACAGGCGATAGGCTTTCAGAAGGTGAGATATATACTAATATTGTTTCCAAGGTAACAGAAGATGAGGTTAATTATAGTGCTGATGAAATGGAAGCTGCAAAAATCTATAAGAAGATGAATGCAACTTCTAATTTCAACACAAGTACTATTGTTTCAGATAATCTATCTGATACTCAAGTTGCAAAAATTGCCGAGAATGAGAAAAATCTTCCGGGTATAAGCATTGGTACCGATTGGACTAGGTCTTATGCAGATACTGCTCTAAGACCAATTCTTGGAACAATTTCTTCAGAAAAATCAGGAATTCCAGCAGAAGAGCTTGATGACTACTTAGCTAAGGGTTATTCAAGAAATGACCGTGTTGGAACAAGCTATATTGAAAAGAGCTATGAAGACTATCTCCAAGGCTCTAAGACCATAAGTGAGGTTTACCTAGACAAGGACGGAAATGTAAGTAGCCAGAAGATTCTTTCTGAAGGTAAAAGAGGAGATGACGTCCAGCTTACTATTGACCTTAAGTTCCAATCAGGTGTTCAGGATATCCTCCAAAAATATTTTGATGAAGCTAAGTCTTTAGGAATTGCTAATGTTTCTGAAGGAGCTTATGCAGTAGTTATGAATCCTAATGATGGGTCAGTTTTAGCCATGGCTGGACTAACTCAGGACATAAAAACGGGGGAAGTTACCAAAAATAGTCTTGGAACCTTTACAGGGGCATATGTTCCAGGTTCTGTTGTAAAGGGAGCTACCATTACATCGGGCTGGCAAAATGGCGTTTTATCAGGTAATGAGGTCCTAATTGACCAACCTATTCAAATTGCTGGAAGTGCGGTCAAACAATCATGGTTTACCTACGGTGGAAAACTTGCCATCAATGCAGTTCAAGCTCTTGAATACTCTTCAAATACCTACATGCTACAAATTGTCTTAAAGATGCTTGGTCAACCCTACAGCTATAATATGGGAATCGATTTGACCAATAAGGACAAGGTCTTTGATGAATTAAGAGCTACCTTCGGGGAATATGGCCTTGGAGTTAAGACAGGTTTTGACGTAACTGGAGAAACTCGCGGTCTTGTTCCAGATGCCGACTCATCAAGTATTGGTGCCCTTCTTGACCTAAGCTTTGGTCAGTATGATACCTATACAACCTTGCAACTTGCCCAGTATGCTTCAACAGTTGCAAATGGGGGAACTCGCTATGCTCCGCATATCGTTAAGGGAATTTATGAAAACCAAGAGGAAAATGTACTTGGTAAGGAAATTAAATTAATTGATCCACAAGTTATGAATAAGGTCAATATAACAACAAGTCAGATGGATATCATCAAACAAGGATTTTATGAGGTTGTTCACGGAAGTGGCTATGCAACTGGTACTGTCATTAGGCAGGGAGAAAGTGTTCCTATTTCTGCTAAAACAGGGACTGCTGAAACATTTACCCAAGATGCTAATGGTAATACAGTTACAACGACAGCTAATAATGTTGTAGCCTATGCACCAAGCAGCAACCCGCAGATTGCCCTTGGAGTAATGATTCCTAACCTGACTGACGGTAATTCGGGAGTCAACCAAAAAATTGCCCGTGACATTGTAAACTTATATAATAGCATGTACGGATTTAAATAG
- the recR gene encoding recombination mediator RecR, with the protein MYYPEPIARLIESYSKLPGIGQKTATRLAFYTIGMEDEDVSSFAKNLLSAKRDLRFCSICGNLTDTDPCNICTDESRDKSTILVVEDSKDVLAIEKIREYNGLYHVLQGTISPMNGISPDDINVKSLITRLRDTSVNEVILATNATSEGEATSIYLSRLIKPAGIKVTRLARGLAVGSDIEYADEVTLLKAVENRKEI; encoded by the coding sequence GTGTATTATCCAGAACCAATCGCAAGATTAATTGAAAGTTACAGTAAACTTCCAGGGATTGGACAAAAAACAGCAACCAGACTGGCCTTCTATACCATTGGCATGGAAGATGAGGATGTGAGCTCCTTTGCTAAAAATCTCCTATCAGCCAAAAGGGATCTAAGATTTTGCAGTATTTGTGGTAATCTGACAGACACAGACCCCTGTAATATCTGTACTGATGAGAGCCGTGACAAATCAACAATCCTTGTTGTTGAAGATAGTAAGGATGTTTTAGCTATTGAAAAGATAAGGGAATACAATGGCCTTTATCATGTTCTTCAGGGAACAATATCACCCATGAACGGAATATCCCCTGATGACATCAATGTAAAAAGTCTTATAACACGTCTTAGAGATACAAGCGTTAATGAGGTTATCCTAGCAACTAATGCAACAAGCGAAGGTGAAGCCACTTCAATATATTTATCAAGACTTATCAAACCAGCTGGGATCAAGGTTACTCGCCTAGCGCGTGGTCTTGCAGTTGGTAGTGATATTGAATATGCTGATGAGGTTACCCTCCTTAAGGCTGTAGAGAATAGGAAGGAAATTTAA